In Streptomyces chartreusis NRRL 3882, the following are encoded in one genomic region:
- a CDS encoding C40 family peptidase, with protein sequence MKEPLVPVVPMSHTAHIRSHRKPRRSATSSIAMRAGVAGGVLSMAAAGASASANAAEPVTQTIELPTLTADLSAQVAQSAAATQQAAANYELRAERDAAAAKAAAEAKKDLAEAKKKAEAKKKAAEAARKAAAERATRSAERATLSASASTSVSAPASGSVATVIAFLKAQVGDAYVMGATGPNAWDCSSLVQAAYKQVGVDLPRVSQDQSMAGTDVPLSDIQVGDILYWGGKGSAYHVGVYIGNGQYLDAANPSKGVVIQDLSGYPASGAVRVL encoded by the coding sequence ATGAAGGAGCCCCTGGTACCGGTTGTTCCCATGTCCCACACCGCTCACATACGCAGCCACCGGAAGCCCCGCCGCAGCGCGACCTCTTCGATCGCCATGCGTGCCGGAGTTGCCGGTGGCGTTCTCAGCATGGCAGCGGCGGGTGCGTCGGCCTCGGCGAACGCCGCCGAGCCGGTGACGCAGACCATCGAACTGCCCACCCTGACGGCCGACCTGTCCGCTCAGGTCGCCCAGTCCGCCGCCGCCACCCAGCAGGCGGCCGCGAACTACGAACTGCGCGCCGAGCGTGACGCCGCCGCCGCCAAGGCCGCGGCGGAGGCCAAGAAGGACCTCGCCGAGGCGAAGAAGAAGGCGGAGGCCAAGAAGAAGGCCGCCGAGGCCGCCCGCAAGGCCGCCGCCGAGCGCGCCACCCGCAGCGCCGAGCGTGCCACGCTGTCCGCCTCCGCCTCCACGTCGGTGTCGGCGCCCGCCAGCGGCAGCGTCGCGACCGTCATCGCCTTCCTGAAGGCTCAGGTGGGCGACGCCTACGTCATGGGTGCCACCGGTCCCAACGCCTGGGACTGCTCCTCGCTCGTGCAGGCCGCGTACAAGCAGGTTGGTGTGGACCTGCCGCGCGTCTCGCAGGACCAGTCGATGGCCGGCACGGACGTCCCGCTGTCCGACATCCAGGTCGGCGACATCCTCTACTGGGGCGGCAAGGGCTCCGCGTACCACGTGGGTGTCTACATCGGGAACGGCCAGTACCTGGACGCGGCCAACCCGTCCAAGGGCGTCGTCATCCAGGACCTGTCGGGCTACCCGGCGTCGGGCGCGGTGCGGGTTCTCTGA
- a CDS encoding NADH-quinone oxidoreductase subunit A gives MNAYAPILVLGALGAGFAIFSVVMATLIGPKRYNRAKLEAYECGIEPTPTPAGGGRFPIKYYLTAMLFIVFDIEIVFLYPWAVTFDALGIFGLVEMLLFVLTVFVAYAYVWRRGGLEWD, from the coding sequence GTGAACGCTTATGCGCCCATCCTCGTACTGGGAGCCCTCGGGGCAGGCTTTGCGATCTTCTCCGTGGTCATGGCCACGTTGATCGGGCCCAAGCGGTACAACCGGGCCAAGCTCGAGGCCTACGAGTGCGGAATCGAGCCGACCCCCACGCCGGCCGGCGGCGGGCGCTTCCCCATCAAGTACTACCTGACGGCGATGCTCTTCATCGTCTTCGACATCGAGATCGTCTTCCTCTATCCCTGGGCCGTCACCTTCGACGCCCTGGGGATTTTCGGGCTCGTGGAGATGCTGCTCTTCGTGCTCACCGTCTTCGTCGCGTACGCGTACGTATGGCGGCGCGGCGGCCTGGAATGGGACTGA
- a CDS encoding NADH-quinone oxidoreductase subunit G has protein sequence MTVTTNAPAGGGEAAVPPEDLVTLTIDGIEISVPKGTLVIRAAEQLGIEIPRFCDHPLLDPAGACRQCIVEVEGQRKPMASCTITCTDGMVVKTHLTSPVAEKAQKGVMELLLINHPLDCPVCDKGGECPLQNQAMSHGDAESRFEGRKRTYEKPVPISTQVLLDRERCVLCARCTRFSNQVAGDPMIELIERGALQQVGTGEGDPFESYFSGNTIQICPVGALTSAAYRFRSRPFDLVSSPSVCEHCSGGCATRTDHRRGKVMRRLAADDPEVNEEWICDKGRFAFRYAQQRDRLETPLVRNAEGDLEPASWPEALQIAAQGLLASRGRTGVLTGGRLTIEDAYAYSKFARVALDTNDIDFRARVHSSEEADFLAAQVAGRGRDLDGTGVTYTALEKAPAVLLVGFEAEEEAPGVFLRLRKAWRKHGQKVFSLATHATRGLEKAGGTLLPAAPGTETEWLDALASNVGLEGDGAAAAEALRAEGAVIVVGERLAAVAGGLTAAVRTASATGARLAWIPRRAGERGAIEAGALPSLLPGGRPATDPRARDEVATVWGVAGLPHRYGRDTGQIVEAAATGELQALLVAGVEIADLPDPARARAALDEVGFLVSLELRPGEITRKADVVLPVSAVAEKAGTFLNWEGRVRFFEAALKPDQMTRRLAPTDARVLQMLADAMDVHLGLPDLRTVRAEIDRLGAWDGPRATEPLETAGALPRPAAGEAVLAGHRLLLDQGVLQQGDEALAGTRHAARARLSAATAAEAGVKDGDLLAVAGPRGVVELPLQISEMPDRVVWLPLNSTGGGVASDTGARPGSLVRIGPATLAGEAPKEVEA, from the coding sequence ATGACCGTGACCACCAACGCTCCCGCGGGTGGGGGAGAGGCGGCGGTCCCGCCGGAGGACCTCGTGACGCTGACGATCGACGGCATCGAGATCAGCGTGCCCAAGGGCACCCTGGTCATCCGGGCCGCCGAACAGCTCGGCATCGAGATCCCCCGGTTCTGCGACCACCCCCTCCTCGACCCGGCCGGCGCCTGCCGGCAGTGCATCGTCGAGGTCGAGGGCCAGCGCAAGCCCATGGCGTCCTGCACCATCACCTGCACCGACGGGATGGTGGTCAAGACCCACCTCACCTCGCCGGTCGCCGAGAAGGCCCAGAAGGGTGTGATGGAGCTCCTGCTCATCAACCACCCGCTGGACTGCCCGGTCTGCGACAAGGGCGGCGAGTGCCCGCTGCAGAACCAGGCCATGTCGCACGGCGACGCCGAGTCCCGCTTCGAGGGCCGCAAGCGGACCTACGAGAAGCCCGTCCCGATCTCCACACAGGTGCTGCTCGACCGCGAGCGGTGCGTGCTGTGCGCCCGCTGCACCCGGTTCTCCAACCAGGTCGCGGGCGACCCGATGATCGAGTTGATCGAGCGGGGCGCGCTCCAGCAGGTCGGCACCGGCGAGGGCGACCCGTTCGAGTCGTACTTCTCCGGCAACACCATCCAGATCTGCCCGGTGGGTGCGCTGACCTCGGCGGCGTACCGATTCCGCTCCCGCCCCTTCGACCTGGTCTCCTCGCCGTCGGTGTGCGAGCACTGCTCCGGTGGCTGTGCCACGCGCACCGACCACCGGCGCGGCAAGGTCATGCGGCGGCTCGCCGCCGACGACCCCGAGGTCAACGAGGAGTGGATCTGCGACAAGGGGCGCTTCGCGTTCCGGTACGCGCAGCAGCGGGACCGGTTGGAGACCCCCTTGGTGCGCAACGCCGAGGGCGACCTCGAACCGGCCTCCTGGCCGGAGGCGCTCCAGATCGCGGCCCAGGGGCTGCTGGCCTCCCGGGGCCGCACCGGGGTGCTGACCGGCGGCCGGCTCACCATCGAGGACGCCTACGCGTACAGCAAGTTCGCGCGCGTGGCGCTCGACACCAACGACATCGACTTCCGCGCGCGCGTGCACAGCAGCGAGGAGGCCGACTTCCTCGCCGCCCAGGTCGCCGGGCGCGGCCGGGACCTCGACGGTACGGGCGTCACGTACACCGCGCTGGAGAAGGCCCCCGCCGTCCTGCTGGTCGGTTTCGAGGCGGAGGAGGAGGCGCCCGGCGTCTTCCTGCGGCTGCGCAAGGCCTGGCGCAAGCACGGGCAGAAGGTCTTCTCCCTGGCCACGCACGCCACGCGCGGTCTGGAGAAGGCCGGCGGGACGCTGCTGCCGGCCGCCCCCGGCACCGAGACCGAGTGGCTGGACGCGCTCGCGAGCAACGTCGGCCTGGAGGGCGACGGCGCCGCGGCCGCCGAGGCGCTGCGCGCCGAGGGTGCGGTGATCGTCGTCGGCGAGCGGCTGGCCGCGGTGGCCGGCGGTCTGACCGCCGCCGTACGCACCGCCTCCGCGACCGGTGCCCGGCTGGCGTGGATCCCGCGCCGGGCCGGGGAACGCGGCGCCATCGAGGCGGGTGCCCTGCCGTCGCTGCTGCCGGGCGGGCGTCCGGCCACCGATCCACGCGCGCGTGACGAGGTCGCCACCGTCTGGGGCGTGGCAGGCCTCCCGCACCGCTACGGCCGCGACACCGGCCAGATCGTGGAGGCCGCCGCGACCGGCGAGCTCCAGGCCCTGCTGGTGGCGGGCGTCGAGATCGCCGACCTGCCCGACCCGGCACGCGCGCGTGCGGCACTCGACGAGGTCGGCTTCCTGGTCTCGCTCGAACTGCGGCCCGGCGAGATCACCCGCAAGGCCGACGTCGTGCTGCCCGTCAGCGCGGTCGCCGAGAAGGCCGGCACCTTCCTCAACTGGGAAGGCCGGGTCCGCTTCTTCGAGGCCGCGCTCAAGCCCGACCAGATGACCCGCCGCCTCGCGCCCACCGACGCGCGCGTGCTGCAGATGCTGGCCGACGCCATGGACGTCCACCTCGGTCTGCCCGATCTGCGCACCGTTCGGGCGGAGATCGACCGGCTCGGCGCCTGGGACGGCCCGCGCGCCACCGAACCCCTGGAGACGGCGGGCGCCCTGCCCCGTCCGGCCGCCGGTGAGGCCGTGCTCGCAGGCCACCGGCTGCTGCTCGACCAGGGCGTCCTCCAGCAGGGCGACGAGGCGCTCGCCGGCACCCGGCACGCCGCACGCGCTCGCCTGTCGGCCGCGACGGCCGCCGAGGCGGGCGTCAAGGACGGCGACCTCCTCGCGGTGGCCGGCCCCCGGGGAGTCGTCGAACTCCCCCTCCAGATCAGTGAGATGCCCGACCGGGTGGTGTGGCTCCCGCTGAACTCCACCGGCGGCGGCGTCGCCTCCGACACCGGGGCGCGGCCCGGCTCCCTCGTCCGCATCGGCCCGGCGACCCTCGCCGGCGAGGCCCCCAAGGAGGTGGAGGCATGA
- a CDS encoding NADH-quinone oxidoreductase subunit D gives MSTSHASPRETTEGTVYTVTGGDWDEVVQSAARADDERIVVNMGPQHPSTHGVLRLILEIEGETVTEARCGIGYLHTGIEKNLEYRTWTQGTTFVTRMDYLTPFFNETAYCLGVEKLLGIEDQIPDRASIIRVLLMELNRLSSHLVCIATGGMELGATTIMIYGFRDRELILDIYELITGLRMNHAYIRPGGLAQDLPPGAVDQIREFVKKMKKNLPEYDKLATGNPIFKARMQDIGYLDLAGCMALGATGPILRSTGLPHDLRKTQPYCGYETYDFDIPTADTCDAYGRFLIRLEEMRQSLRIVEQCLDRLQPGPVMVADKKIAWPAQLALGPDGLGNSLDHIKKIMGTSMEALIHHFKLVTEGFRVPPGQAYAAVESPKGELGVHVVSDGGTRPYRVHFRDPSFTNLQAMAAMCEGGQVADVIVAVASIDPVMGGVDR, from the coding sequence ATGAGCACGTCGCACGCCTCCCCTCGCGAGACCACCGAGGGCACCGTCTACACCGTCACCGGCGGCGACTGGGACGAGGTCGTCCAGTCCGCGGCCCGGGCCGACGACGAGCGCATCGTCGTCAACATGGGCCCGCAGCACCCGTCCACGCACGGCGTGCTCCGCCTGATCCTGGAGATCGAGGGCGAGACCGTCACCGAGGCCCGCTGCGGCATCGGCTACCTGCACACCGGCATCGAGAAGAACCTCGAGTACCGGACGTGGACGCAGGGCACCACGTTCGTGACGCGCATGGACTACCTGACGCCGTTCTTCAACGAGACGGCGTACTGCCTCGGGGTCGAGAAGCTCCTCGGCATCGAGGACCAGATCCCGGACCGGGCCTCGATCATCCGCGTGCTCCTGATGGAGCTGAACCGGCTCTCCTCGCACCTGGTGTGCATCGCCACCGGCGGCATGGAGCTCGGCGCCACCACGATCATGATCTACGGATTCCGTGATCGTGAACTCATTCTCGACATCTACGAGCTGATCACCGGCCTGCGGATGAACCACGCGTACATCCGCCCCGGCGGACTCGCCCAGGACCTGCCGCCCGGCGCGGTGGACCAGATCCGCGAGTTCGTGAAGAAGATGAAGAAGAACCTCCCGGAGTACGACAAGCTCGCCACCGGGAACCCCATCTTCAAGGCCCGCATGCAGGACATCGGCTACCTCGACCTGGCCGGCTGCATGGCCCTCGGCGCCACCGGCCCGATCCTGCGTTCCACCGGCCTGCCGCACGACCTGCGCAAGACGCAGCCCTACTGCGGCTACGAGACGTACGACTTCGACATCCCGACCGCCGACACCTGTGACGCCTACGGCCGCTTCCTCATCCGCCTGGAGGAGATGCGGCAGTCGCTCAGGATCGTCGAGCAGTGCCTGGACCGGCTGCAGCCCGGCCCGGTCATGGTCGCCGACAAGAAGATCGCCTGGCCGGCCCAGCTCGCCCTGGGGCCCGACGGCCTCGGCAACTCCCTCGACCACATCAAGAAGATCATGGGCACCTCCATGGAGGCCCTGATCCACCACTTCAAGCTGGTCACCGAGGGCTTCCGCGTCCCGCCGGGACAGGCCTACGCGGCGGTCGAGTCGCCCAAGGGCGAACTCGGGGTGCACGTCGTCTCCGACGGCGGCACCCGCCCCTACCGGGTCCACTTCCGCGACCCGTCCTTCACCAACCTTCAGGCCATGGCGGCGATGTGCGAGGGCGGCCAGGTCGCCGACGTCATCGTCGCCGTCGCGTCCATCGACCCCGTGATGGGAGGCGTCGACCGGTGA
- the def gene encoding peptide deformylase, producing MPSVFVQGRPVDSYPRLAPEARRGRVRRITEVGEEVLHKPCRDVTEFGPDLAALIDDMFLTMYTADGAGLAANQVGVDLRLFVYDCPDDDGVRHVGHIVNPVLEPLDAAHRRLLDEAEGCLSVPGATRDVPRPDRAVVRGFDRDGEPLVIEGTGYFARCLAHETDHVNGQVYLDRLSQRERKDALRQMADRREAVFARRAANVAALSG from the coding sequence ATGCCGAGCGTCTTCGTGCAGGGACGGCCCGTCGACTCGTACCCGCGGCTCGCGCCCGAGGCCCGGCGCGGGCGGGTCCGGCGGATCACCGAGGTCGGTGAGGAGGTCCTGCACAAGCCGTGCCGGGACGTCACCGAGTTCGGTCCGGACCTCGCCGCGCTGATCGACGACATGTTCCTGACGATGTACACCGCGGACGGGGCCGGGCTCGCGGCGAACCAGGTCGGGGTCGATCTGCGGCTGTTCGTGTACGACTGCCCGGACGACGACGGGGTGCGGCACGTCGGGCACATCGTCAACCCGGTGCTGGAGCCGCTGGACGCCGCGCACCGGAGGCTGCTCGACGAGGCCGAGGGGTGCCTGTCCGTGCCGGGCGCCACGAGGGACGTGCCGCGTCCGGACCGGGCCGTGGTGCGTGGGTTCGACCGGGACGGCGAACCGCTCGTGATCGAGGGCACGGGCTACTTCGCCCGCTGCCTGGCGCACGAGACCGACCATGTGAACGGACAGGTGTACCTGGACCGGCTCTCCCAGCGGGAGCGGAAGGACGCGCTGCGGCAGATGGCGGACCGGCGCGAGGCGGTGTTCGCGCGCCGGGCCGCCAACGTCGCGGCTCTGAGCGGCTGA
- the nuoF gene encoding NADH-quinone oxidoreductase subunit NuoF, protein MTLAPELKDMSPEKLLAPVLSAFWDEDRSWTLDVYRRHDGYEGLRKALAMSPDDVIAYVKESGLRGRGGAGFPTGMKWQFIPQGDGKPHYLVVNADESEPGTCKDIPLLFANPHSLIEGMIIACYAIRSSHAFIYLRGEVVPVLRRLHSAVREAYEAGFLGENILGSGLDLDITVHAGAGAYICGEETALLDSLEGRRGQPRLRPPFPAVAGLYACPTVVNNVESIASVPAIMQRGKEWFRSMGSEKSPGFTLYSLSGHVASPGQYEAPLGITLRQLLDMSGGMRPGHRLKFWTPGGSSTPMFTDEHLDVPLDYEGVGAAGSMLGTKALQCFDETTCVVRAVTRWTEFYAHESCGKCTPCREGTYWLVQLLRDIEAGKGRMSDLDKLNDIADNINGKSFCALGDGAASPIFSSLKYFREEYEQHITGRGCPFDPAKSTAWADRTEVNA, encoded by the coding sequence ATGACCTTGGCACCCGAGCTGAAAGACATGAGCCCCGAGAAGCTGCTCGCACCGGTGCTGTCGGCCTTCTGGGACGAGGACAGGTCCTGGACGCTGGACGTGTACCGGCGGCACGACGGGTACGAGGGGCTTCGCAAGGCGCTCGCCATGTCGCCGGACGACGTGATCGCGTACGTCAAGGAATCCGGTCTGCGCGGGCGCGGCGGCGCGGGATTCCCCACGGGCATGAAGTGGCAGTTCATTCCCCAGGGGGACGGCAAGCCGCACTATCTTGTTGTCAACGCCGACGAGTCGGAGCCGGGGACGTGCAAGGACATCCCGCTCCTCTTCGCGAACCCGCACAGCCTCATCGAGGGCATGATCATCGCGTGTTACGCCATCAGGTCGTCGCATGCGTTCATCTATCTGCGTGGTGAAGTCGTCCCAGTGCTGCGGCGGTTGCACTCTGCCGTGCGCGAGGCGTACGAGGCGGGCTTCCTCGGCGAGAACATCCTGGGCAGCGGACTCGACCTCGACATCACCGTGCACGCGGGCGCGGGCGCGTACATCTGCGGTGAGGAGACCGCACTGCTGGACTCGCTCGAAGGCCGCCGGGGTCAACCGCGGCTTCGTCCCCCCTTCCCTGCCGTCGCGGGCCTCTACGCGTGCCCGACTGTGGTGAACAACGTCGAGTCGATCGCGTCGGTTCCCGCGATCATGCAGCGGGGCAAGGAATGGTTCCGGTCGATGGGGAGTGAGAAGTCGCCCGGCTTCACGCTCTACTCCCTGTCCGGCCATGTCGCCAGCCCCGGCCAGTACGAGGCGCCGCTCGGGATCACGCTCCGCCAGCTCCTCGACATGAGCGGCGGGATGCGCCCCGGGCACCGCCTCAAGTTCTGGACGCCGGGGGGCTCCTCGACCCCGATGTTCACCGACGAGCATCTCGACGTCCCTCTTGATTACGAAGGAGTGGGCGCCGCGGGTTCCATGCTCGGCACCAAAGCTCTCCAGTGCTTCGACGAGACGACCTGCGTGGTGCGGGCCGTGACGCGCTGGACGGAGTTCTACGCCCACGAGTCCTGCGGCAAGTGCACGCCCTGCCGCGAAGGGACCTACTGGCTCGTGCAGTTGCTGCGCGACATCGAGGCCGGCAAGGGACGCATGTCCGACCTCGACAAGCTGAACGACATCGCCGACAACATCAACGGCAAGTCCTTCTGCGCCCTCGGCGACGGCGCCGCCTCGCCGATCTTCTCCTCGCTCAAGTACTTCCGCGAGGAGTACGAGCAGCACATCACGGGCCGGGGCTGCCCCTTCGACCCGGCCAAGTCGACGGCCTGGGCCGACCGCACGGAGGTGAACGCATGA
- a CDS encoding geranylgeranyl reductase family protein — protein sequence MTEPLSENTADVIVVGAGPAGSTTAYHLAKAGLDVLLLEKTEFPREKVCGDGLTPRAVKQLVAMGIDISEEAGWLRNKGLRIIGGGVRLQLDWPDLASFPDYGLVRKRDDFDEQLARQAQKAGARLFERCNVGAPILDDRTGRITGVHAKLGEEKREVTFRAPLVVAADGNSTRLSLAMGLHRREDRPMGVAVRTYFTSPRHEDDYLESWLELWDRRGPVDRLLPGYGWIFGMGDGTSNVGLGVLNTSDSFKELDWREVLKAWCASMPEDWGYTPDNMTGPIRGAALPMAFNRQPHYTKGLLLVGDAGGLVNPFNGEGIAYAMESGQIAADVIVQAHARATPAGREMALQRYPRVLKDTYGGYYTLGRAFVKLIGNPKVMQIAAQRGLTHPMLMRFTLKLLANLTDPTGGDAMDRIINGLSRVAPKA from the coding sequence GTGACCGAGCCCCTCTCCGAAAACACCGCCGATGTCATCGTCGTCGGCGCGGGGCCAGCCGGCTCCACCACCGCGTACCACCTCGCCAAGGCCGGACTCGACGTACTGCTCCTGGAGAAGACAGAGTTCCCGCGCGAGAAGGTCTGCGGCGACGGCCTCACCCCCCGCGCCGTCAAGCAACTCGTGGCGATGGGCATCGACATCTCGGAGGAGGCCGGCTGGCTGCGCAACAAGGGCCTGCGCATCATCGGCGGCGGGGTGCGCCTCCAGCTCGACTGGCCGGATCTCGCCTCCTTCCCCGACTACGGCCTCGTCCGCAAGCGTGACGACTTCGACGAGCAGCTCGCCCGGCAGGCCCAGAAGGCGGGCGCCCGGCTGTTCGAGCGCTGCAACGTGGGCGCGCCGATCCTGGACGACCGCACGGGCCGTATCACCGGCGTGCACGCCAAGCTCGGCGAGGAGAAGCGCGAGGTCACCTTCCGCGCGCCGCTCGTCGTGGCCGCCGACGGCAACTCCACGCGCCTGTCCCTCGCGATGGGCCTGCACCGCCGCGAGGACCGCCCGATGGGCGTGGCAGTACGGACGTACTTCACCAGCCCGCGCCACGAGGACGACTACCTTGAGTCCTGGCTGGAGCTGTGGGACCGCCGCGGCCCCGTGGACCGTCTCCTGCCCGGCTACGGCTGGATCTTCGGCATGGGCGACGGCACGTCCAACGTCGGCCTCGGTGTCCTCAACACCTCCGACTCCTTCAAGGAGCTGGACTGGCGCGAGGTCCTGAAAGCCTGGTGCGCGTCCATGCCGGAGGACTGGGGATACACCCCGGACAACATGACCGGGCCCATCCGCGGCGCAGCCCTCCCCATGGCCTTCAACCGCCAGCCCCACTACACCAAGGGGCTGTTGCTGGTGGGCGACGCCGGCGGCCTGGTGAACCCCTTCAACGGCGAGGGCATCGCCTACGCCATGGAGTCCGGCCAGATCGCCGCCGACGTCATCGTCCAGGCGCACGCGCGGGCGACGCCGGCCGGCCGTGAGATGGCCCTCCAGCGCTACCCGCGCGTCCTCAAGGACACCTACGGCGGCTACTACACGCTCGGCCGGGCCTTCGTGAAGCTCATCGGCAATCCGAAGGTCATGCAGATCGCGGCCCAGCGCGGCCTCACCCACCCGATGCTGATGAGGTTCACGCTGAAGCTCCTCGCCAACCTCACCGACCCGACCGGCGGCGACGCGATGGACCGCATCATCAACGGCCTGAGCAGGGTGGCGCCGAAGGCCTGA
- a CDS encoding NuoB/complex I 20 kDa subunit family protein codes for MGLEEKLPSGFLLTTVEQAAGWVRKSSVFPATFGLACCAIEMMTTGAGRYDLARFGMEVFRGSPRQADLMIVAGRVSQKMAPVLRQVYDQMPNPKWVISMGVCASSGGMFNNYAIVQGVDHIVPVDIYLPGCPPRPEMLMDAILKLHQKIQTSKLGVNAEEAAREAEEAALKALPTIEMKGLLR; via the coding sequence ATGGGACTCGAAGAAAAGCTGCCGAGCGGCTTCCTGCTGACCACCGTCGAGCAGGCCGCGGGCTGGGTGCGCAAGTCGTCCGTCTTCCCCGCCACGTTCGGCCTCGCCTGCTGCGCCATCGAGATGATGACCACCGGCGCCGGACGCTACGACCTGGCGCGCTTCGGCATGGAGGTCTTCCGGGGCTCACCGCGCCAGGCGGACCTGATGATCGTCGCCGGCCGGGTCAGCCAGAAGATGGCGCCGGTGCTGCGGCAGGTCTACGACCAGATGCCGAACCCCAAGTGGGTGATCTCCATGGGGGTCTGCGCCTCCTCCGGCGGCATGTTCAACAACTACGCCATCGTCCAGGGCGTCGACCACATCGTGCCGGTCGACATCTACCTCCCCGGCTGCCCGCCCCGGCCGGAGATGCTCATGGACGCCATCCTCAAGCTCCACCAGAAGATCCAGACCTCCAAGCTCGGCGTGAACGCCGAGGAGGCCGCCCGCGAGGCGGAGGAGGCGGCGCTCAAGGCCCTGCCCACGATCGAGATGAAGGGGCTGCTGCGGTGA
- the nuoE gene encoding NADH-quinone oxidoreductase subunit NuoE — MTTSSSERGVSLGMPELPAPAYPDDVRARLETDAREIIARYPDSRSALLPLLHLVQSEEGHVTRTGMQFCADMLGLTTAEVTAVATFYTMYRRRPSGDYQVGVCTNTLCAVMGGDAIFEELQEHLGVGNGETTEDGKVTLEHIECNAACDFAPVVMVNWEFFDNQTPASARRLVDDLRAGRPVTPTRGAPLCTFKETARVLAGFPDERDGAVEAGGSAGPASLVGLKLAKGESAPARVVHPRGEAPRDDKPHEPSPTEHLSSHDAPQDTSASDPSHPSPPTTPDGGDPPRPADPAGPVAEEGE, encoded by the coding sequence GTGACCACCTCTTCTTCCGAGCGGGGCGTCAGCCTGGGCATGCCCGAACTGCCCGCACCCGCCTACCCGGACGACGTCCGCGCCCGTCTGGAGACGGACGCGCGCGAGATCATCGCCCGCTACCCGGACTCCCGCTCCGCCCTCCTGCCGCTGCTGCACCTCGTGCAGTCCGAGGAGGGGCACGTCACGCGCACCGGCATGCAGTTCTGCGCGGACATGCTCGGCCTGACCACGGCCGAGGTCACCGCCGTCGCCACCTTCTACACGATGTACCGGCGCCGGCCGAGCGGTGACTACCAGGTCGGGGTGTGCACCAACACCCTGTGCGCCGTGATGGGCGGGGACGCGATCTTCGAGGAGCTCCAGGAACACCTGGGCGTCGGCAACGGCGAGACCACCGAAGACGGCAAGGTCACCCTGGAGCACATCGAGTGCAACGCCGCCTGCGACTTCGCGCCGGTCGTGATGGTCAACTGGGAGTTCTTCGACAACCAGACCCCGGCGAGCGCCAGGCGCCTCGTCGACGACCTGCGCGCGGGCCGGCCGGTCACGCCCACGCGCGGGGCGCCCCTGTGCACCTTCAAGGAAACCGCCCGGGTCCTGGCCGGTTTCCCCGACGAGCGGGACGGGGCCGTCGAAGCCGGGGGCAGCGCGGGACCCGCCTCCCTGGTCGGCCTGAAGCTCGCCAAGGGCGAGTCCGCTCCCGCGCGCGTGGTGCATCCGCGGGGGGAGGCACCCCGGGACGACAAGCCGCACGAGCCGTCACCGACGGAGCACTTGAGCTCGCACGACGCGCCGCAGGACACGTCGGCCTCCGACCCCTCCCACCCGTCGCCCCCCACCACCCCTGATGGAGGGGATCCGCCCCGCCCCGCCGATCCGGCCGGGCCTGTCGCCGAGGAGGGGGAGTGA
- a CDS encoding NADH-quinone oxidoreductase subunit C: MSDANGANGANPEKDLSASNLPGQRGEGGEEIRVQRGMFGAENGGDTSGYGGLVRSVRLPGPATRPYGGWFDEVADELEGALEEQGLLPENAIEKTVVDRDELTFHIEREHLVRVARTLRDDPALRFELCTGVSGVHYPNDKGRELHAVYHLRSITHNRVIRLEVSCPDSDPHIPSLFSVYPTNDWHERETYDFFGIVFDGHPALTRIMMPDDWQGFPQRKDYPLGGIPVEYKGAQIPAPDQRRSYS, translated from the coding sequence GTGAGCGACGCGAACGGCGCCAACGGCGCGAACCCCGAGAAGGACCTCAGCGCGTCGAACCTCCCTGGCCAGCGCGGTGAGGGCGGCGAGGAGATCCGCGTCCAGCGCGGCATGTTCGGCGCCGAGAACGGCGGCGACACCTCCGGCTACGGCGGCCTGGTCCGCTCGGTCCGGCTCCCGGGACCGGCGACCCGCCCCTACGGCGGATGGTTCGACGAGGTCGCCGACGAGCTGGAGGGCGCCCTGGAGGAGCAGGGACTCCTCCCTGAGAACGCCATCGAGAAGACGGTCGTCGACCGCGACGAGCTGACCTTCCACATCGAACGCGAGCACCTGGTCCGCGTCGCCCGCACCCTGCGCGACGACCCGGCCCTGCGCTTCGAGCTGTGCACCGGCGTCAGCGGCGTCCACTACCCGAACGACAAGGGCCGCGAGCTGCACGCCGTCTACCACCTGCGCTCGATCACCCACAACCGGGTGATCCGCCTGGAGGTCAGCTGCCCCGACAGCGACCCGCACATCCCGTCGCTGTTCTCGGTCTATCCGACGAACGACTGGCACGAGCGCGAGACGTACGACTTCTTCGGCATCGTCTTCGACGGCCACCCCGCCCTGACGCGGATCATGATGCCGGACGACTGGCAGGGCTTTCCGCAGCGCAAGGACTATCCCCTCGGCGGCATCCCCGTCGAGTACAAGGGCGCCCAGATCCCGGCTCCGGACCAGCGGAGGTCGTACTCATGA